The Neobacillus sp. OS1-2 genome includes a window with the following:
- a CDS encoding YaaC family protein, translating into MNKGFKGWKSFSCFFSAEYCQRYLKSSYQRLNFENPEQKGYENCYAFLYYLEHGQIYYEQAEKAPLILKPILLFYGLVHLIKACILTTDPTYPETTAVLAHGVSARKRKKQNYLFFQDEVKFQKNGLFPFMSDKLFHMKQLEGEKVIMEELLQLIPELDELFFILEGKRTFERLSQEGDRFLIPEAVLDHYHMTEDRLKEFLGPKLAKGIEFSGEGLALLMGDSKFLGVSPLKFHLEDGCYTIPLNKNHLFSFPELLIHYLLLYNLSMIARYETEWWSECTKMMPNQDYPFIESFLDITLKKGPFLIYQYLMK; encoded by the coding sequence TTGAATAAAGGATTTAAGGGCTGGAAAAGCTTCAGTTGTTTCTTCTCGGCAGAATACTGCCAGCGTTATTTAAAAAGTAGTTATCAAAGGCTCAATTTTGAAAATCCTGAACAAAAGGGATATGAAAACTGTTATGCCTTTCTCTATTATCTCGAACATGGGCAAATATATTATGAACAAGCAGAAAAGGCACCGCTTATATTAAAACCTATTTTGCTTTTTTATGGTCTTGTCCATTTAATTAAAGCATGTATTTTAACGACAGACCCTACCTATCCTGAAACAACAGCGGTCTTAGCCCACGGTGTCTCTGCTAGAAAAAGGAAAAAGCAAAATTATCTATTCTTTCAGGATGAAGTTAAATTTCAAAAAAATGGACTCTTCCCCTTCATGTCAGATAAATTGTTTCACATGAAACAATTAGAAGGGGAAAAAGTCATTATGGAGGAATTATTACAGCTTATACCGGAACTCGATGAATTATTCTTTATACTTGAGGGAAAACGGACATTTGAAAGGTTATCACAAGAGGGTGATCGTTTCTTGATCCCAGAAGCAGTATTGGATCATTATCACATGACAGAAGATCGATTAAAGGAATTCTTGGGTCCAAAATTGGCGAAGGGAATAGAGTTTTCCGGTGAGGGGCTCGCGTTACTGATGGGTGATAGCAAATTCTTAGGTGTTTCACCATTAAAGTTCCATTTAGAAGATGGCTGTTACACAATACCGCTTAATAAAAACCACCTTTTTTCTTTTCCCGAACTGTTGATCCATTATTTACTGCTTTATAACTTGAGTATGATTGCCAGATATGAGACGGAGTGGTGGAGTGAATGTACAAAAATGATGCCGAATCAAGATTATCCATTTATTGAATCGTTTCTTGACATCACTTTGAAAAAGGGACCATTTTTGATTTATCAATATTTGATGAAATAA